From a single Bacteroidia bacterium genomic region:
- the gwsS gene encoding grasp-with-spasm system SPASM domain peptide maturase, producing MELPVMTLTDNKCFMLFASCIPVKGFAKSIIADIQREQYLPVPNLLADILIENRGQSIQAIKARYQHQYDEGLDSYFQELARTEWGFFTEEPACFPPISMDWDHPAMITNAILDIDSSQHYDMRGVIQELDELGCKAVQIRGFGELETDMIYKWLEAAENTGIFSIELLLPSAAFDSIQEAETMVLRYCRIVSLTLYNSENEGWAETEHLAAKDIICFTRQTVQPHSEELCGPEFFVTNIHSFTEAQHFNLGLNRKIAVDMLGNIRNFPGHSQAFGHVSSTTLAAVAESGEFQAAWKTPVDKIENCKECEFRYMCADNSEVVEKDGKIYRLTTCTYDPRTGEWE from the coding sequence ATGGAACTACCAGTAATGACCCTGACGGACAATAAGTGTTTTATGCTTTTTGCCTCATGTATTCCGGTAAAAGGATTTGCCAAGAGTATCATTGCCGATATTCAACGGGAACAATACCTCCCTGTGCCCAATCTTCTGGCAGATATCCTGATTGAAAACAGAGGCCAATCTATACAAGCAATCAAAGCCCGCTACCAACATCAGTACGACGAAGGACTGGATTCGTATTTCCAGGAACTGGCACGCACAGAGTGGGGATTTTTCACAGAAGAGCCCGCTTGTTTCCCGCCGATTTCCATGGATTGGGACCATCCGGCGATGATTACCAATGCCATCCTCGACATCGATTCCTCACAACACTACGATATGCGCGGTGTCATTCAGGAGCTGGATGAACTGGGCTGTAAAGCAGTACAGATCAGAGGATTTGGAGAATTGGAAACCGACATGATTTACAAATGGCTGGAAGCAGCCGAAAACACAGGTATTTTTTCGATAGAACTATTGCTCCCATCCGCTGCATTTGATTCAATACAAGAAGCGGAAACAATGGTGCTGAGGTATTGCCGGATCGTTTCACTTACATTGTATAACAGTGAAAATGAAGGATGGGCGGAAACAGAGCATCTGGCGGCAAAAGATATTATCTGCTTCACCCGACAAACGGTGCAGCCCCATTCAGAAGAACTTTGCGGCCCCGAATTTTTTGTCACCAACATCCATTCATTTACCGAAGCCCAACACTTTAACCTCGGCCTCAACCGGAAAATAGCAGTTGACATGCTGGGAAATATCCGAAATTTCCCCGGTCACAGCCAGGCTTTTGGCCATGTTTCTTCGACCACTCTGGCAGCAGTGGCAGAAAGTGGTGAGTTTCAGGCAGCGTGGAAAACACCCGTTGATAAAATCGAAAACTGCAAAGAATGCGAGTTTCGCTACATGTGTGCAGACAATAGCGAGGTAGTGGAGAAAGACGGAAAAATTTACAGACTAACCACTTGTACCTACGACCCAAGAACTGGAGAATGGGAGTAA